CGCCCACCGGAAATGCAACGCGTTCTAGGACGGATGTTCCAACTGCTTGCCAATGACTTCACACATCCAGATGTTCACGACCAGGTGCGTCTCTACTATCGGTTACTCCGAGAGAACCCAGAAGTAGCTTCCTACGTAATATGCGCCCCGAAGTCTGACATTATCGAGTTTGCAGAGGAGCGGAACGCGGAACTCAAGGATAAACTCTTTGATGAGTTCAATACACTCTCTGTTGTGTATTTCCGACCGAGTGAAGAATTTGTCCGCGACTCTGCACCACGCACAggcgatgatgacgatgataaAACTGAAGATGAAGAACAGGAAGACGATCCCACACATGACGAGGATGGGAATAAGACAACACACGAGGGGATAGCAGGCCACAATGTCTCCACTTTGCCTAACGTTTCTCATCCTCATTTGGAAAGCAACTTTAGTCTCTCAGTTGATGCGAGCATGGAACTGCACGAGTTTGAGCATCGCTGGATCTCGCTTGGTGATTCAGTTGTGACGACAGCCAACATGCAATTGCGGCTGCGCAGTGTCCCTGACATGGAAATGTTTGAAGATGCACTTGACGTGTGTGGAGTCGTCATGCTTACGGCTGGTCCTCACAATGATGGTGATAGATGCTTTTTGTATGCGCAAGAAGAGGGCGCAATGGGAGCGTACTTTCTACTGGAGGTATGCCTGTCGAGGAATGGTATGGTAAACGTTAAGGTGAAGTCCGACAGCGCTCACATGCAGCAATTTTTGCAACATTTTCACAAAATCATGGATCAGTTTTGACTTCGTCGTCGTggcgttttatttttgttgacattgtttatttttgttcgaGTTAATCACATTACACAGTCCGTTGCACCGGTTTTTGGTATCACTTCACGCGAAACTGTTAAGTAGAAACAATGAAATTGAGGGACGTACGATTCACTGTACATTTTAGTGCTGTTTGTTCGAGTTGTGCcacttcatttattttttttctgctttcttaTCACCTGTTGCGGCCACACTTGGGCAAATGTATGGCCACGAGTAACAATCAGTTGCGACTGGGTTTCTCTTATCCGCTGTTGTTTAACCATCTTTTGAGGATGAAGAGTGGGAAATGCGGGAAATCATCGAAATACAGCTTTTCAGTTTGGGGAAAGGACTGCTTTCGGATTTGACGATTGGCAGaggctattattattattattttctgttgTCTGCGcagttattttttccccatcttCATGCATCCGCTCAATAAAACTGTAgcgaagaaaacaagaaaaaacagcacaCACACCTCTGGAGTGCATTCTTGATCAACTCGTCGCTATTTTTACCTTACTCGCTTAGACTTTGCCTTAGTGTCAAAAGGACAGTTGGCAGGAAGCTTTAAcgaagggaggaggaagaaagacgACTGAAGTAGATCGCGGCGTCAGGACGTTATAAGGAACTGCGCCTCTTAACTTTTGATTGTGCATATACAGGTAACTATCATTTgcaagtatatatatatatatatacgcatatATTTGAATAGATATGGATGACAAACAGGCGTTCTTTGTACGCTGCATAGATGGAAAGACATTTAAGATGGTGATTCGGGGGGACCTGGGGAAGTTAACTGTTGGAAAGATTAGGCGATACCTAAAATCATACGGTGTCCAAGATGGGATGCAGCTACTCTTCAACGGTTTGTCGCTTGCGGACGAGCAGGTGGGCAGCGATTTTGGCCTTTGCAATGGTGCCACGCTGCATTTGGGTCCTCCATCGTTTAGTGAACCTGCGGTCCCACAACGGACTCATGGCCAAGGCTTTAGTGACGAGGCAGCTGGTTCAAGGACCGGAGACCCAACTGATACACCTCATTCATCTCTGAGTGGTGACTCGCGGGAACGTAACTCAAAAGCGGACTCCACGCATCGTGACCCGTGTGGTGGGTTAAGTCATGCCGATCCAGCGAGAGGGACTGCCACTTACTCAGGGGGACGTTATAATGTGGATAAAGGGATCCCTGTTACCGCTACCTCTGcaacgaaaacaaatattGATAGGATCCCCAGCGCCGATTTGACTAGTCACAGTGGTTTCCCGGTGGCTCTCGAAGTAGAGAACCAGCAACTGCGCGAACAGGTGGAGTTACTGCGTCGGGAGGTCGCCGACTTGAGGCAAAAGAACAAGGCGCCGCGCGCCACGGTATTGCGACAGGATCTCACATCAATAGAGGTGCTGCAGAGTGCTAAATCCAACCTGCAAGAACTTGCTGAAGAACTTGGTGTTCCACTTCAATTCGATACGAACTTCACTTGTGTGGTGGGTGATGACGAGAGCCACACCGTCTTGGTTACCTTTGACTGTGTCACTGAGCGtctctatatatattccACCCTCCTCACTCAAATTCCGCATGATGGTGAGGTTCGCGCCAAGTTGTATGAACTTCTACTGGAGGGTTCATTGCTTAGCCGCGAGGTTTGTGGCGGTGGCATCGGCATATCACCGCAGAACGGTCTCGTGCTTCTCTCTACCACCATACCTCTGCGGCACTGCAACTCCTCCGCGTTGAAGGATATCATGCCGGTGTTTGTTGAAACAGTTGCGCGCTGGCGTTCGCTCATAAATGAACTGCTTAACTAGCACGATAATAGTTTGAAACCTCTtttcattgttattgttcgCTTCCTTCCCATTCTTCGTGGGTTGATGAGGGGGCAGTCAAGTTTCATATGAAGTGCTTGCTGCGCCCCCACCCCGGCCTCTTTCGTTTCTGTCTTGGCTTCCCGCCACCGCTATTTGCAGCTACTGCTGCTTTATCACATCGGAGTTTTGAGGGACACACGAGAGAGCATTTGGTCACACAGTCACTATTAACATGTTGAGATGGAGGTAAGACGATAGACCATGTGATAGAGGGGAAAACACTAGTAAGCTCaacggaaggaaggaagtttagatgaaaataaaaaaattttgaaGAAAGAACACAAATGGGGAAGCatgtgaaggggaaggggaaaatgaagggtAATACCTTTTGTTGGTACAGCGTAGTTTAGTGATTGCTTGGGGATCGGACAGCCGATCAGAAAGGGCAAGTTTCTTTGCACTACATATCTAACGGGTTCCAATATTCAGTTGAGTGCAGCACACTGACGGAGATGCGTTTGAAAAACTCGTGAGGCCGCTGCGAAAACTGACGGCAGGAAGGGTtcgaagaaaaggaggagagtaCGTGCTAGgtgtgggtggtggtggtaattTTATATTGCTTCGTCTTTTATGTTTTATGCTGTTTATGTTTTAACTTATCTGCCCAACCAAAGGCTGTGGTCACACGCCGCAAACTAGGTGGGTTTAGAAGGCAAGGTTTGAATTATgtgccttcttcttttcgttgttaACTaaatccccttccttttctttcatttacttCGTGGAGTACCACCCTCCATatcacatacatacacacacgcacgtacAGAATTACCTCTCGCCGCGATGTCCTCGTTAAGAATTGGCCTTTAATATGTCCCTTTACTTACCGTTATATCTGACGTGCACGGATCTACGTATCGGGCCGGGACCTTTTCTCACTTTTACTTCGGTCGGATCTCACCCAATgcattccccttctctcgATAGGCATTTGAACGAGCGTTTGCGCGTAAATTTTCCCGTTCCACCTTTTaactttcttcttcactgaAAGAATTCAACAATCGTCATACATATAAGTGTGCGAAAGCATGTGCGTTCATCAACTAACTGTCGGTCTTGTAGTACCCAAGCATacctttttatctttctttttttttttactaaaCCGGTGTGTAACCGTGCCTGTGAGATATAGAGAATCAATAAAAGGGAGACGGTAGGGAAGTGGGTCTttgaaaaagacaaaaaacaaaaacaaaaatcaaatcGGACTACGAGGTGATATTGAGACCTCCCCGCTGATTTGTGTGcacggaaggaaaatgccgccgccgccaccagcaccaccgccaccgccaccgccaccacctcCACCCAAGGCAACAGAAGGCAACTCATCAAGCACCGTTGGAGGCGCGGCATCGGCCCTCTTTGCTGAGATCCGCCAGGGTGGTGATAACATTACCTCTCGACTCCGCCACGTGACGGATGATCAAAAAGcatataaacaaaacattCAACACGGTGCCGTTGATTTCTCCGACCTCGATGCAAAGAAGGCAGAGGCGGAGGCCAAGCGACAgcagaagcaaaagcaaccGGAAACCACCGCAGCGGAGGAACCCGTGACGCGACTCGAAGGGGACAAGCGGTGGGTGGTTAAACACCACAAAGGAACTCCTTCGGAACCCTGCAAGGTGACTTTGGAAGATGTCAATATGCGTCATGCCGTGCACATTCACGGTTGTGACAACACATTTGTTGAGGTAAAGGGGAAAGTTAACACGGTCTCCGTTGTGTCATGCAATAAGGCGCAAGTTATCCTGGAGAGTGTTGTCTCGGCTTTGGAGGTCCTCAAGTCTGACAGCGTTGATGTTACGGTGCGGCGTTTTGTCCCCACTGCTATGGTTGAGAAAAGCACGTCGGTGAATCTCTTCCTCATGGATGTTGAGGAGGCGCCGAACACTGAAATTGTAACAGCATGCAGCAGCGCTGTGAATGTGAACTTCCCTACCGTGGAGGATCCAACAGATATTTTGGAAAGACCCCTCCCGGAGCAGTTCGTCTCACGTATTGTGAGGGACAATAGAGGAAAGTATAAGATTGAGACGAAGCCAAATGAGGTGGCGTAGTGAAATTCCTATAGCATCCCAGTTTGCGTGTAAGAGCGTATTTTTACTTCAGCCGCATTTACATTTGGGAAGGGACTGAAGGGCGGGGTAGAGGCGGTTCCTGTTAACGAGCATGGGTGGGAGAAGAGTAACCCCACACGAAAACGATGCGGCGTGAAAAAGTCGCGCGATCAAGAATAGGAAAAAGACAGTAGAGAGTGTAGCAAGAGGGAAGATTAAGGTGGGAAAAATTTATTACTTACACCAGATAGGTTTCGGCATCAACTCTACAATCTTCCGCATTTGGCGGAAGGGATGTCTGTGGAAGGGGGGAGAAGGTAAAAATTTGTTGTGGAATGtacttttgtttgctgcttTCTCGGCAGGCGGAAGGAGCCGTTTCATCCGAATGTCGCAGGTATTTCGTTTTGCTTCGCCTTCGTCTCTTCCCCTGTGTTTGCTCAACCTCTTGCGTTGGGTGCGTTGGTTCATCGTTGCCGCTCCCCTTCAAACGTTTCGATTTCATTCTGTAAATACGCGCCTCTCAACGGTTGATTTTTACTGCTTTGTGGCCAAACTAGCTggtttatttcttttataaTGCTCCTTTGATGTTGTGTCTCGTTGAAAGAGCAGATGCAGTCCGTTGAGTGAAGT
The genomic region above belongs to Trypanosoma brucei brucei TREU927 chromosome 10, whole genome shotgun sequence and contains:
- a CDS encoding G-actin binding protein, putative ((curated by B. Wickstead, Univ. of Oxford)); the encoded protein is MPPPPPAPPPPPPPPPPPKATEGNSSSTVGGAASALFAEIRQGGDNITSRLRHVTDDQKAYKQNIQHGAVDFSDLDAKKAEAEAKRQQKQKQPETTAAEEPVTRLEGDKRWVVKHHKGTPSEPCKVTLEDVNMRHAVHIHGCDNTFVEVKGKVNTVSVVSCNKAQVILESVVSALEVLKSDSVDVTVRRFVPTAMVEKSTSVNLFLMDVEEAPNTEIVTACSSAVNVNFPTVEDPTDILERPLPEQFVSRIVRDNRGKYKIETKPNEVA